ATGCGTGTAGGTAGCCGCGATCGAGTTTCTTAGCTTCTTCGGCAGCTGCATATCTCTCATCTCCTGCAATTGGTGAGCCGACAGATTTCAGAGCTACTCTGATCTGATGTGTTTTTCCTGTATATGGTTTTACCAAGAAAAGTTTCTCACCCGGATTTAAAGAGGCTGAGATGAAACGGGTGATCGCTGGATTTTCTTTAGTATGAAGTAGTTTCCAGCTTCCGCGTCTTGACTTTTGCATATCGCCGACAACTTTTCCCATCTTTTTTTTAGGTTTTCTAAGGCTGATAGCGAGATAATATTTTTCAATTTCGCGTGATTCAAAGAGCTTTAAAAAACTATTTGCAACTTCACTACTTTTTGCAAGGATCACAAGTCCAGATGTCATTTTGTCTAAACGGTGAACAGGAAAAAGTTTACATCCGAGCATCTCAGAGGCAAGTACAACAAAACCTGCCTCGTCTTCCGAGTGAAAATTCATTCCTGCAGGCTTTGAGACAATTGCAAAATCGCTGTTTTGATATAGAAGTTTCATTGTTATCTGGAAGCCTTGTTTTAAATATATAGATGACATTATAGTAATCTATCCTTAATTGGTTGTAGCAAAATAAGGCGTAACAAAACTCCAAAGTGTTATAATTTTATAAAATTTATGACGATGAGAATAATAATGGAATTATGTGTAGCACTAGACCTTCCTTCTAAAGAAGAGAATCTCGCTTTAGTTGAAAAAATCAAAAATTACAATGTTTGGCTCAAAGTAGGGCTTAGAACTTACATTCGTGACGGTGAAGAGTTTTTAAAAGCACTCAAAGATATCAACCCAAATTTTAAAATCTTTTTAGATTTAAAGCTTTACGATATCCCAAATACTATGGCAGATGCTGCCGAGTCGATTATGGGGCTGGGTGTTGATATGTTTAACGTTCATGCAAGTGCAGGGCGTCGTGCTATGAAAGAGGTAATGGATAGACTTTCATCTTATAATGAACGTCCGATCGTACTCGCAGTAACGGCATTAACTTCATTTGCTGAAGATGAATTTCAAGCAGTATATGAAAACTCTATTGCGACAAAAGCTGACCAGTTTGCAAAAGATGCTTATGAATGTGGACTTGACGGTGTTGTTTGTTCTGCATTTGAGAGTGCATCGATCAAAAACATCACTTCAAAAGAGTTTATGACACTAACACCTGGAATCCGTCCATTTGGTGAAGATGCAGGTGACCAAAAACGTGTCGCAGATGTAGCTTACGCACAACGTGCCGGAGTGGATTTCATAGTAGTTGGACGTCCGATCTATAAAGCCGAAAATCCTGCTGAAGTAGTTGAAAAAATACTAGAACAACTTTAATGCTTAAAACTTTCGAGTTTTAAGCAAAATATTATATAAACCTTATTATAATGTCGACCTCCAAAGGACAGATGGGTGAGCTGGCTGAAACCACATCCCTGCTAAGGATGCGTATGGGTAACTGTACCGAGGGTTCGAATCCCTCTCTGTCCACCACCACTACT
Above is a window of Sulfurimonas marina DNA encoding:
- a CDS encoding TIGR01621 family pseudouridine synthase, with product MKLLYQNSDFAIVSKPAGMNFHSEDEAGFVVLASEMLGCKLFPVHRLDKMTSGLVILAKSSEVANSFLKLFESREIEKYYLAISLRKPKKKMGKVVGDMQKSRRGSWKLLHTKENPAITRFISASLNPGEKLFLVKPYTGKTHQIRVALKSVGSPIAGDERYAAAEEAKKLDRGYLHAYALRFVFKGESYSFKLPPDEGELFLTKECKEQIELWDNPEELFK
- the pyrF gene encoding orotidine-5'-phosphate decarboxylase, producing the protein MELCVALDLPSKEENLALVEKIKNYNVWLKVGLRTYIRDGEEFLKALKDINPNFKIFLDLKLYDIPNTMADAAESIMGLGVDMFNVHASAGRRAMKEVMDRLSSYNERPIVLAVTALTSFAEDEFQAVYENSIATKADQFAKDAYECGLDGVVCSAFESASIKNITSKEFMTLTPGIRPFGEDAGDQKRVADVAYAQRAGVDFIVVGRPIYKAENPAEVVEKILEQL